A single window of Callithrix jacchus isolate 240 chromosome 6, calJac240_pri, whole genome shotgun sequence DNA harbors:
- the AQP12B gene encoding putative aquaporin-12B isoform X2, whose protein sequence is MAGLNVSLSFFFATFALCEAARRASKALLPVGAYEGFAREAMRMLVVLGPWAGGFGPDLLLTLLFLLFLAHGVTLDGASANPTVSLQEFLMAEASLPGTLLKLAAQGLGVQAACTLTHLCWAWELSDLHLLQSLMAQSCSSTLRTSVPHGAFVEAACAFCFHVTLLYLRHCSPAHRVPAVALLVTVTAYAAGPLTSAFFNPALAASVTFGCSGHTLLEYMQVYWLGPLAGMVLAVLLHQGHLPRLFQRNLLYSQKNKYRAPRAKLAVASRDTQTTAKACSAQEPGRSGVQGPHSS, encoded by the exons ATGGCAGGTCTTAACGTGTCCCTCTCCTTCTTCTTTGCCACCTTTGCCCTCTGTGAGGCGGCCAGGCGGGCCTCCAAGGCCCTGCTCCCCGTGGGCGCCTATGAAGGCTTTGCCCGGGAGGCA ATGAGGATGCTGGTGGTGCTTGGGCCCTGGGCTGGGGGCTTTGGGCCTGACCTGCTGCTCACCCTGCTCTTCCTGCTCTTCCTGGCACACGGGGTCACCCTGGACGGGGCCTCGGCCAACCCCACCGTGTCCCTGCAGGAGTTCCTCATGGCCGAGGCATCTCTGCCTGGCACACTGCTGAAGCTGGCGGCCCAGGGGCTGGGCGTGCAGGCTGCCTGCACCCTGACGCACCTCTGCTGGGCCTGGGAGCTCAGCGACCTGCACCTGCTACAGAGCCTCATGGCCCAGAGCTGCAGCTCGACCCTGCGCACGTCCGTGCCCCACGGGGCGTTCGTGGAGGCCGCCTGTGCCTTCTGCTTCCATGTGACCCTCCTGTACCTGCGGCACTGTTCTCCCGCCCACAGGGTGCCCGCCGTGGCTCTGCTGGTCACCGTCACGGCCTATGCAG CCGGGCCCCTCACGTCCGCCTTCTTCAACCCTGCCCTGGCCGCCTCCGTGACCTTTGGCTGCTCAGGCCACACATTACTGGAGTACATGCAGGTGTACTGGCTGGGCCCTCTGGCAG GGATGGTCCTGGCTGTACTGCTGCACCAGGGCCACCTTCCCCGCCTCTTCCAGAGGAACCTGCTCTACAGCCAGAAGAACAAGTACCGAGCTCCCCGAGCGAAGCTGGCCGTGGCCTCCAGGGACACGCAGACAACTGCGAAGGCGTGCAGTGCCCAGGAGCCTGGGCGCAGCGGTGTTCAGGGGCCACACTCCAGCTGA
- the AQP12B gene encoding putative aquaporin-12B isoform X1 — protein sequence MAGLNVSLSFFFATFALCEAARRASKALLPVGAYEGFAREAVGAAQLGACCLEMRMLVVLGPWAGGFGPDLLLTLLFLLFLAHGVTLDGASANPTVSLQEFLMAEASLPGTLLKLAAQGLGVQAACTLTHLCWAWELSDLHLLQSLMAQSCSSTLRTSVPHGAFVEAACAFCFHVTLLYLRHCSPAHRVPAVALLVTVTAYAAGPLTSAFFNPALAASVTFGCSGHTLLEYMQVYWLGPLAGMVLAVLLHQGHLPRLFQRNLLYSQKNKYRAPRAKLAVASRDTQTTAKACSAQEPGRSGVQGPHSS from the exons ATGGCAGGTCTTAACGTGTCCCTCTCCTTCTTCTTTGCCACCTTTGCCCTCTGTGAGGCGGCCAGGCGGGCCTCCAAGGCCCTGCTCCCCGTGGGCGCCTATGAAGGCTTTGCCCGGGAGGCAGTGGGCGCGGCCCAGCTCGGGGCCTGCTGCCTGGAGATGAGGATGCTGGTGGTGCTTGGGCCCTGGGCTGGGGGCTTTGGGCCTGACCTGCTGCTCACCCTGCTCTTCCTGCTCTTCCTGGCACACGGGGTCACCCTGGACGGGGCCTCGGCCAACCCCACCGTGTCCCTGCAGGAGTTCCTCATGGCCGAGGCATCTCTGCCTGGCACACTGCTGAAGCTGGCGGCCCAGGGGCTGGGCGTGCAGGCTGCCTGCACCCTGACGCACCTCTGCTGGGCCTGGGAGCTCAGCGACCTGCACCTGCTACAGAGCCTCATGGCCCAGAGCTGCAGCTCGACCCTGCGCACGTCCGTGCCCCACGGGGCGTTCGTGGAGGCCGCCTGTGCCTTCTGCTTCCATGTGACCCTCCTGTACCTGCGGCACTGTTCTCCCGCCCACAGGGTGCCCGCCGTGGCTCTGCTGGTCACCGTCACGGCCTATGCAG CCGGGCCCCTCACGTCCGCCTTCTTCAACCCTGCCCTGGCCGCCTCCGTGACCTTTGGCTGCTCAGGCCACACATTACTGGAGTACATGCAGGTGTACTGGCTGGGCCCTCTGGCAG GGATGGTCCTGGCTGTACTGCTGCACCAGGGCCACCTTCCCCGCCTCTTCCAGAGGAACCTGCTCTACAGCCAGAAGAACAAGTACCGAGCTCCCCGAGCGAAGCTGGCCGTGGCCTCCAGGGACACGCAGACAACTGCGAAGGCGTGCAGTGCCCAGGAGCCTGGGCGCAGCGGTGTTCAGGGGCCACACTCCAGCTGA